Proteins from a single region of Nitrospira sp.:
- a CDS encoding Xaa-Pro peptidase family protein, whose protein sequence is MKRTTAAQPDVATLFIAASELDSNLYYATRFVAPDPFIYMEVKGERLLVMSDLEMDRAKSQASVDRVLSYSELEKKAKSNGTKEPSTVDIVHVILREAKVRQLLVPANFPFIHATRLQELGYSMKPKRDPFYERRVVKTADEVRCIEAAQRATEEAVAAAHATLKQATIRGGELWLDGEVLTSERIKKLINVKLMERDCVAQHTIVAGGEQACDPHHEGTGPLPANRSIIFDVFPRSANSRYFADMSRTVIRGAASPELKRLYQTVKDAQEEAITKVKDGADGMKIHQGICDRFEKAGYKTGLVDGRMQGYFHGTGHGVGLDIHEAPRISRTGSLLQEGHVVTVEPGLYYPGLGAVRIEDMVLVTSDGCRNLTDFPKVFELD, encoded by the coding sequence ATGAAACGAACTACGGCCGCACAACCTGACGTTGCGACGCTCTTTATCGCCGCCAGCGAACTTGATTCGAATCTCTATTATGCGACGCGGTTTGTCGCGCCGGACCCCTTCATCTATATGGAGGTTAAGGGCGAGCGGCTGCTGGTCATGAGCGATCTTGAAATGGATCGGGCCAAGTCGCAGGCGTCGGTGGATCGGGTGTTGTCGTACTCCGAACTGGAAAAGAAGGCGAAATCGAACGGGACCAAGGAACCGAGCACGGTCGATATCGTCCATGTGATCCTTCGGGAAGCCAAAGTCCGGCAGTTGCTGGTTCCCGCTAATTTCCCCTTTATCCACGCCACGCGGCTTCAAGAGCTGGGTTACAGTATGAAGCCGAAGCGCGATCCCTTCTATGAGCGGCGTGTGGTGAAGACCGCCGACGAGGTGCGGTGCATCGAAGCGGCGCAGCGCGCAACGGAAGAAGCGGTGGCGGCGGCCCATGCGACACTCAAGCAGGCAACCATTCGCGGCGGCGAGCTGTGGCTGGACGGAGAGGTACTGACCTCCGAACGCATTAAGAAGCTGATCAACGTGAAGTTGATGGAGCGTGATTGCGTGGCGCAGCATACCATTGTGGCCGGCGGCGAACAGGCCTGCGATCCGCACCATGAAGGCACGGGCCCATTGCCCGCGAACCGCAGCATTATTTTCGATGTGTTTCCTCGATCCGCCAATAGCCGGTATTTTGCCGACATGTCCCGCACGGTGATCCGTGGTGCCGCCAGTCCTGAACTCAAGCGGTTGTATCAGACCGTGAAGGATGCGCAGGAAGAAGCGATCACCAAGGTCAAAGACGGCGCCGACGGCATGAAGATCCATCAAGGGATCTGCGACCGGTTTGAAAAGGCCGGGTACAAGACGGGGCTGGTTGACGGCCGCATGCAGGGCTACTTCCACGGGACTGGTCATGGCGTGGGGTTGGATATTCATGAAGCGCCACGGATCAGCCGGACCGGCTCGCTCTTGCAGGAAGGCCACGTCGTGACGGTCGAGCCGGGGCTCTACTATCCCGGGTTGGGCGCGGTACGGATCGAAGACATGGTGCTGGTCACAAGCGATGGTTGCCGCAACCTGACCGATTTCCCGAAGGTCTTCGAGCTCGATTAA